ctcaagaggctgagctggctgggagcagagcctggggaagtGATGGCGGATCCAGGGCTGCTGAGAAACCTGGCATGAAACCCCTCTcctgttggagagcagagcGCAGCGGCGGGCACGGCacggctgggcactggggaagcTGCCTGGGAAGGGACACTTGGCTCCAGCGTGGAGCGGGAGACTGTCGCAGCCGCGAGCAAGGACACTGCCAGCCTCGGTGGGGCCCATGTCCCCTCTCCCGCGTGGAACACTCCCTCCCCTCGGGGCCGTGTCCCCTCTCCCCCGTGGGACACTCCCTCCCCTCGGGGCCGTCCCTCGGGGCCGTGTCCCCTCTCCCCCGTGGGACACTCCCTCCCCTCGGGGCCGTCCCTCGGGGCCGTGTCCCCTCTCCCCCGTGGGACACTCCCTCCCCTCGGGGCCGTGTCCCCTCTCCCCCGTGGGACACTCCCTCCCCTCGGGGCCGTGTCCCCGCTCCCCCGTGGGACACTCCCTCCCCTCGGGGCCGTGTCCCCTTTCCCGCGTGGGACACTCCCTCCCCTCGGGGCCGTCCCTCGGGGCCGTGTCCCCTCTCCCCCGTGGGACACTCCCTCCCCTCGGGGCCGTGTCCCCTCTCCCCCGTGGGACACTCCCTCCCCTCGGGGCCGTGTCCCCTCTCCCCCGTGGGACACTCCCTCCCCTCGGGGCCGTGTCCCCTCTCCCCCGTGGGACACTCCCTCCCCTCGGGGCCGTGTCCCCTCTCCCCCGTGGGACACTCCCTCCCCTCGGGGCCGTGTCCCCGCTCCCCCGTGGGACACTCCCTCCCCTCGGGGCCGTGTCCCCGCTCCCCCGTGGGACACTCCCTCCCCTCGGGGCCGTGTCCCCTTTCCCGCGTGGGACACTCCCTCCCCTCGGGGCCGTCCCTCGGGGCCGTGTCCCCTCTCCCCCGTGGGACACTCCCTCCCCTCGGGGCCGTGTCCCCTCTCCCCCGTGGGACACTCCCTCCCCTCGGGGCCGTGTCCCCTCTCCCCCGTGGGACACTCCCTCCCCTCGGGGCCGTGTCCCCTCTCCCCCGTGGGACACTCCCTCCCCTCGGGGCCGTCCCTCGGGGCCGTGTCCCCTCTCCCCCGTGGGACACTCCCTCCCCTCGGGGCCGTGTCCCCTCTCCCCCGTGGGACACTCCCTCCCCTCGGGGCCGTGTCCCCTCTCCCCCGTGGGACACTCCCTCCCCTCGGGGCCGTGTCCCCTCTCCCCCGTGGGACACTCCCTCCCCTCGGGGCCGTGTCCCCTCTCCCCCGTGGGACACTCCCTCCCCTCGGGGCCGTCCCTCGGGGCCGTGTCCCCTCTCCCCCGTGGGACACTCCCTCCCCTCGGGGCCGTGTCCCCTCTCCCCCGTGGGACACTCCCTCCCCTCGGGGCCGTGTCCCCGCTCCCCCGTGGGACACTCCCTCCCCTCGGGGCCGTGTCCCCGCTCCCCCGTGGGACACTCCCTCCCCTCGGGGCCGTGCGCGCCAGCGGTCCGGGACGGCTGCCGAGGCGGCGCCGCGGGTCAGGCGGCGCCGGGGGCAGCCCTGTCCCCGCGCACGCGCGGCCCGCGGGGGCCTTGGCGCGGCGGCGCGCGGCGGGGTGACTTTGAGCGCGGGCGGCGCCAtgctgagccagctcctggGGCCGCGCTACGTCCAGCTCCTCCAGAACTGGTGAGGCCCGGCCCGGGGCTGGCCACCGGCATCCTTCACCCCGGGCCTTGGTGGGGGCGGGGCGGGCCGCGGCCGCGGCCCGGGGTCCGCAGTGAAGCGTGCGGCCTGTTCCGCGCCCCTCACCGCGGGCCCCGGCACCGCAGGAGCCGAAAGGGCTTCCCCAGCCCTTGCCGTTCTCCTCGGCACTCTTCCCCGGCTCTGTGTTCCCTGTGTCATCCGCGACCCCGCTGGGCCGGCCCCGCGGGAGCGGAGCagcggcagggctggggctgagcagagggctggagctgctctgctgtgaggacggactgagggagctggggttgtgcagtccggagagcagaaggctcccagcagacctaattgtggccttccaggatctgaagagggctccaagaaagctggggagggactttgtaggctgtcagggagtgataggactttttagggtgtcggggggatggaacaaaactggaagtggggagattcagattggatgttaggaagaacttccccatgagggtggtgagagcctggcacaggctgcccagggaggtggtggaagcctcagccctggaggtgtttgcagccaggctggatgtggctgtgagcaacctgctgtggtgtgaggtgtccctggccatggcaggggggctggaactggctgagccttgaggtcccttccagccctgacagctctgtgattcagtggtgctggggtcgggaaggcagcactgagtgccagctcacctccagctttTCGAGTCCCAGTCacaattctgtggctctgtgagccgcggggggggagggctgtgttGGTTGTTTTGCTTGGTGGTGGTTTGCGGAGGTGCATTTGACCTCCGGGCTGTTCGAGCTGTCCTCAGAGCGTTTCGGAGCTTAAGGACTTGTCACAGCGCCCCCGGGGGCTGCTTGGCAGGGTTGTGTGAGGCAGAACTCTGCAGGCCAGCATCCCGGTTCAACAAGTAAGTGTGGCTTTTGCTAACGTGGTGATTCCCTGCTTAAACAAAAGCATGTCAGCCTTTTCCTGTGaagtgccctgcccagcctggggactGACCCCCTCTGCATGTCAGGGTTGTGCAAGGCTTCTGCCAAGCTTTTTGGCTGGacctggtgagaggtctggagcacagccctgggaggagaggctgagggagctggggttgcctagcctggagaagaagaggctcaggggagacctcattgctctctccaactccctgaagggaggttgtagccaggtgggggttggtctcttctcccaggcacccagcaccagaacaagaggacacagtctcaagctgtgccaggggaggtttaggctggaggtgaggagaaagttcttcccggaAAGAGCTTTGAGCtgaagctccctgggcagccattggatgtgctgcccagggaggtgctgttcaaaaagggataGGATGTGGCAgtgggagccatggtttagctagtcatgaggtgttaggttgggcttgatcatctctgaggtcctttccagcctggctgattgtATGAAACGACCTTCTTGGGTACCTTAGCAAGGAGCGTGTGTCAGGCCTTGCAGAGTGGAGCCTTGCTGGTGTTTACCTGCTTGTGTGTGTCTCTCCTTTAGGACTCCCACCCTGGTCACCTGGGGTGGGGTCGGTGTTACTGGGTTGGTATGGTTCACAGACTGGAAGCTGGTCCTGCAGTATGTTCCCTACATCGGCGGCAAGTATAAAACCGAGGAGTGAGCCTCCCGCTCCTGGTAAGTTCTGTTTGTGCATCTCCTGCCTTCGCCCTgatggcacagctgctgtgtcacagggcttggaagggacctctggaggtcatccagtccaaccccctgccagagcaggaccacagaacccagcacaggtcacacaggaacacatccagctggggctggaaaggcttcagagaaggagactccagaacctctctgggcagcctgccccagggctctgggagcctcacagtggaaaaagttctcatgttgagatggaacctcctgtgctggagtttccatccattgccccttggcctatcacagggcacaactgagcagagcctggggagaggtctggagcacagccctgtgaggagaggctgagggagctggggttgcttagcctgcagaagaggaggctcaggggagaccttcttgctctctgcaactccctgaagggaggttgtagccaggtgggggttgggctcttctcccaagcagccagcaccagaacaagaggacacagtctcaagctgtgccaggggaagtttaggctggaggtgaggagaaagttcttcactgagtcgttcatcattgggatgtgctgcccagggaggtggtggagtcaccatctctggaggggttcaagaggggactggatgtggcacttggtgccatggtctagtcctgaggtctgtggtgccaggttggacttggtgatctctgaggtctcttccaaccttggtgattctgtgatctggttGGGTGTTGACACTTGCACAGCCTGAGTCCCAGTCCCAGGCTCCCCTCCCCTGTTGTGTTCCAGTGTCTGCTTGCTGCCAGCTTTCCCAGAGGCTGTTTATCAGGACAGCAGTTCATGTTCTTTTACAAGGCTATCACAACACATCCTCTGAGCAAAGCTATCAGGGTACACATTCCAAATGAGCTGCTGAGGTCATTCTGaatgagctgcttctgctgatgCTTCAGGACAGACCAGGCCCCAGCGgtgcagccagttcctaatccctCTCACTGTCCCAcgcttcctgagcttgctcacaaggatgttatgggagagaGTGTCCAAAGCCTTCCTAAGGTCAGTGTTTGTGTCCTGTTTGTCCAGGACACAATCCCCTCCTTGCTTCAAACCAGAACTGCTCAGCTGGGTTGTTTGGAACTTCTTTTAAGTTGGCATTTCTGAGAAGGGGGTtcacagagtgccaggaggatgaaCTGTGGATGAGAACACATCTCTCAAATGGTTGTTCCTCAAGCAGTGGGTTTTTCACAGTGTGCTGTGGTGCTTTAAGGACTGAGATCAAGTTTTCTGTGGTAACTTGGAGCTTTTGAAGAGATCTGttgccttctcttcccaagCAGGGTGGCTCCAAGCTCATGAGTGGACAGATTCAGGCTCCTTTCTGTTCCTTGTGACTTGGCAAAGGGAAGCTGACTGTTCAGAGCTGGTTATGGTTACTCTGTACCACACATTTGTTGGGAGTTTGGCATTCTCAAGACTTTATCCCCTTTTTCTCACTGCCTGTGAGAGCTGAATCTTCCCCCAGACTGAGCAGGCCcaaagctggagcagcagtcaGGTGATGCCTTCTGTGGGCCTCCAAATGACTACTGCTGCCAGAAGCAGAACTTCACAACTTCCTTGCCACAGGTGGGAGGGAGTTAGGCAGCTTCTtccttacagcaaagaatgcTGATGGGAAAAGGGCCAGAGGAAACTTAAATACAGctcagaacttcttccttctgaCCAAAACATTGAAGTGTTGCTGCAGTAAGAGACCTGCCTCCAAGCAAGAGCATTTGATATGAGGTCAGTGAGCctggaggtcacagagtcagcacagagcctgcaccTCTCCAGGCCTCTCTTTCCAGGGCCACTTGTTGCAGTTCAAGCAATGGCACAGTGCCCTCCATCCCCGCTTTCAAAAGGGACccatcctgcagccagagagTGGAAGACACTCTGCATGCAgtcagctgcccctgcagcatcctgagTGACTGCAAATGTTCAGAGACAAGGCAGTGGAAGAGCTCTCAAGTCCTGCAGAAGCAATTCAGTCATagaagcagagagctgtttgggttggaagagacctttcagatcatcatcatcctcctcctcattaccccagcactgccagggcactaagccatggccctcagcaccacatctccacagctttgaaaccccttcagggatggggactccaccagtgccctgagcagcctgggtgtggtgggttgaaagttccccacccccagcattaaattgcccagcccagcccagctggaagcgaatgaaagctgcatttacaaactAAACTGCAAGCTACAAGGGAATGCAATGAATCTGTACCAAATATACAGGATACAACAGTTACAGGGATCTACAACCAAGGAACAGCACAAGActccccctggccaaagaccaggggaagctaacagcttctccctccctgccctccccttcccttaCCTCCCTGTACATAAAAaggacaagagacagagcagagaagttagaattagccaaaacaatgcagccaaggtcaggcagaagccagcagaagcacaaagttagTATCTCCTAGCCTGAGGAggtgggaagagaaagaagttgtTTCCATCACTAGCTGAAGTCTGTTATCTTTCCCATGGGATTGATTAGAACTacccttattttccttttcccacccAGTGGTGATTGGTTTCCATTTGACCACTTTCTGCTCAAGAGCTGTGAAacatttaaaggcatagcctaaaactcccacactgggccaggcctggacaacccttttggggaagaaattgttcctcatggccaagctaaacctcccctggtgcaacttgaaggcCACTTCCTAGGTTCAGaggatggtttgagttggaagggacctgaaagctcgTCCAGCTCGCAaggccctgccatgggcaggggcacctcccaccagcccagcttgctcaaggcctcatccagcctggccttgaacacctccagggaggggacatccacaacctccttgggcagcctgttccagtctctctccaccctccTCTCAagactttcttcttcctctccactctcaatctcctctcttcaagctccaatccattccctcttgtcctgtcactcccagcccttgtggAAAGTCCCttcttggctttcttgtagcccctttgaggtgcttcctcttgtcctggtgctaaTGGCCTGGTAAGGGTTTTCTTTGCTTAAAATGGTCTTGGCCAGTAGCAGGAGCATGGATCCAttgctgaggctgctgaggcccCAGTGTGTGCTCACTGCTTTgaagcaggagctctgctgtgtcATTGTGCTTGGATCACCTGGAAAGAGGAACAGAGAAGgaagctgcttctgtgctggcTTGTGAGTGCTGTCAGGGGGCCCAGCAGAAGCTCCTGCCCTGGACACTGGAGGCTCTTGAAGCCTGCCTGTGGTGTTGGCTGCTGTGGCCCCTTGCAGGCAGCTCCATTTACTgtctgctttgtgtttgttgtAGGAATTGTATTGCTGTATGGAGTGGTTTGGAGCCCTCCATCCACTGGGACCCTGCTTTGAGGTGACCTTGAAATGCCCACTCCAGATCCTGCAGCTGGTTCTggcttccctccttctcccatGAGCAGTTGTGGCCACTTGGTTGTGAACAATAGCTTCCATCAGtcagcctgcctggcacccCCTCCTCTGATCACTTTCACAGCAGATCTTCTCCTAAAGGGAGGAGTTTATAAGCCTGATGTGCAAAATAAAGCAAGTGAATGATATTTTGGGAGGGAGTTGTGTTACCTTCTTCAGACCAAACTCCTGGtttggagctgggctgtgctcagtgTGTTTGGCTGTGTCCTAAGGAGGGGCTCCTGCACATTTgcctcctcttgtgctggttccTCAGACATCAGCCAGTGCCTGgcgtgctgggcagcctgggggagccTTTGCTTTGTCCCTGGGGAGTTGCTGTTCATCactctccagttctggagctgtTCTTGGTGGTGTGTTGATTGGAAGCTGATCATCCCtagaccagcagcagctctgggctcctgtgTGCAGTTAACTTGCAGGCAGCATGGCAGGGTCTCATGGTACCAGACTCCACGTTTCATAGActcaggatggtttgggttggaagggacctgcaaaggtcctccagtgcagccagcagggacatctgcagctagagcaggtttctcagagccccagacaacctgagctgcagtggtttCAGGGATGAGTGTGccctctgtgcacagctgttcTCTGCACTCCTCTGGGCTCGCTTCCAGTCACTCCACATCTTTACCCCCAGCATCCAAGTGTGAGGGGGTGTCCTGCACCACCTCCTGCAGTGAAAGCTTCTTCCCTCATGGCTTTGATTTTACTCACTGGAGGAGGAAACAGTCAAAGGGTTGGTGTCAAGGAGAGGGCCTCCATCCCTGGCTGAGGGGCACTGATGGGctgaggcagagggcagggctcTGGTGGGATCCAGCAGGTCACCATCAGGATGCAGGGTCAGGACCTGCTGGGATCTTAACCCCACCCAgttctgctcccagggctgaaggagagcaaaccacatcactgcaggccttgggCTCCCTTACACTGCATCTTCAGCCAAGAAGCTGCATCTCAGTGCCAGATTTGGGGTAGAATGGTGTGAGTTTGGCACTTGGGTTGGGATCTGagttacattttattttaaccTTTATGAGAAGAATGTGGTTTGATGAGAActtccctgctctgtgtgtTCAGGATCACaggaaacaacagcaacagcagagcaagaggGTTTGGAAGAGTGAGCCCAGAAGGTGCCAACATTAAAgccaacccaacaaacccatCCCCAGAGAGATGGAGGCCTCAGGGCATGGGATGCTCCCTATGGATTGAATTAAAGGCAAAATCCTCACCACTGTGTATCCTAAAGACAAAAACCTTCCTGCACAGAGCAGGTGCAGCAGGCACACCTGCCTCGTGGgactgctctctgctcctgcctctgggcACCTCACACCATGGGCATTAGAAGTTTCCTCTCACACAGGAAGTGTCTCTCAcgtccctcctgctgctttctgagtAAGGCACTTTGGAcaagtcagagaatcacagaatgggttgggctggaagggaccttaaagctcatccagctcccaccccctgccatgggcagggacacctcccaccagcacagcttgctcaaggcctcatccagcctggccttcaacacccccagggaggaggcagccacagcctccctgggcaacctgtgccaggctctccccaccctcactcacaacaatttcttcctcatctccactctcactctcccctctcccagctcaaagccgttttcccttgtcctgtcactcccagcccttgtcaccagtgcctccccagctctcctggagccctcctggtactgaggtctccctggagcctactccaggctgaacagccccagctctcccagcctgtccccacaggggaggttctccaggcctctgatcatctctgtggccttttctggacccactccagcagttacAGTATACAACACTCTGTAAAAGAACAATTAAAGCTTCCTGACAGCTTGGTCTGCAGATGTGGGCTGGAGGAAGCCCTGAAGTTCAAACAGATCAGGAGAGTTTGGGGTCAGACAAAGAAGGCagtggctggagctgccctcacACAtagccaggagagcagggagccCCGAGATCCAGGTGATCACCATCAGGCTTCAAGGCCCTGGCATGGACAGTGATCACCTCAGGGTCCTGCTGGTCTGTGTCTGTCCACTggatcacagcatggcagggcttggaagggacctctggagatccagtccaaaccctctgctggggcagggtcacccagagaagctcacacaggaatgtgtccaggcaggtggtgaGTGTAGTGagggagactccagcacctctctgggcagccagctccagggctcccttgTGTtacagaagttcctcttcacattcagatggaacttaaaatgctccagtttgtgcccattgccccttggcctgtcacagggcaccagctccagccccttgtCATGGATGTCCTGCCCCATGTCCCATCTTCAGCTCTGTGTCGCAGCTATCCTGCCCCAGGTCctgtcctcagccctgtgccccgtCTTCATCCCCATCAACCAGGCGCCCAGCCCCAGGTCCTGAGTGTCCAGTCCTGGGTCCCAGGTGCCCAGCACCGTGTCCTGAGTGTCAAGCGTTGGGTTCCATCCTCAGCACCGTGTCCCAGGTGCCCAGCACCGTGTCCTGCCCCATcgcatcccagccccagccgggGCCGCGGGGCTGAGCCGCCGGCGCAGCCGGGAGATGCCCAAAGCGGCGCTGCCGGAACACCGAGGGAAGGCCGGGCCGGGGAGCTCCACGTGCGCAGCAGCACCAGTTTCCCGCCGAGCGGGGCGGCGGGGAGGGACTATATCTCCACGGCGTGCGCGGGCGGAGGGATCCAGGCGCGGCGGGAGGCGGTTCGGTGGGCGGGGCGGGCGCGGAACCGCGGGGGCgggcggagcggagcggcggCTTTCGGCGTGCGGGAGGCCGGCGGCGGAGCGGCGCCAGGGCCCGGCGGAAGGCGGCGGAGGCTGCGCTCGGTGTGGGGGGCGGAAGGCGGGAGGGAGCCGCGGCGCCGCCTCCCGGTGAGGGGCGGGCGAGCGAGCGAGCGGCAGCCGGCGGAGCGCGGAACagccggcggcggcgggaggagAGCGCAGCGGCCGGGAAGAGCcggcggaggcggcggcggagcCAGGGGAGAGCGGCCgcgggccgggccgagccgcGATGGAGCGGAAGAGGTGGGAGCGCTCGTTCGGGCCGCGGCGGATCGGCCCCGGGCCCGGGATGGGGGTCGGGCGGCGCGGACTCGCGGTGGGGCGGCGGGAGGAGGAGCCCGCCCCGGGGGGGCCGGGCCCGGGCACCGGGGAAGGCGCCGGCCCAGCCTTTTCGCTACAGGTGGCCGTGCCCGGGGGGCTGGCGGGGCTGCAGGACACCGATAGGTACCGTAGGGACGGGCGCCGGGGTCCCATGGGGGCTCTGCCGGCGGCGCGCCGTGGGGCCACGAGCCCCGGGGAAGGGGGCGGGGGGCTCCGGGAGCCCCGCGCGTCCCTTCGGAGCCGGTCGTGCCCAGCCAACGCGGTTCACGCCGCAAACGCCCAACACATGCGGCGCTGGGGAAGTAACGGCGGCACGGGCGGCAGCGGCTGCccgcctccccctccctccttccttcccccctctcccggGGGTCTCTCCGCTCTTTTTCCGTCTGTCGAGGAACTGGGGGGGGCTGAAAGAGGAAGCTTTGCTTGCCCGGCCCGCGGCGGTGGCTCTTGCTGTGGTGCgagtctgggggcagggctCGGGGTGCCTCACCccgagggctgctgctgccgcggCGAGCATCTGGCCCGGGAGCCTCCTGCTCCGCGGGAGGTTTCTATTAATACCAGGGAATGGCTCCCAGAGCTGTAGGTGGCCCGTATGGATCCTTCCCTCGCCCGTGAGAGGCAGCCTGGGTGCACCCCCGCCAGCTGATGTGTGAAACTTGGGTCCGTGGGGAGCCGGAGGAGCGTAGCAGAAGTTACCCAGCTTGTCCGTGTCTGGCTTTTGttctaggtggccaagaaataAATGTAGGCGATCGGCTTGTGCGTGCGTTAGGTTTGATGTGTTAAAGCAGGTGATGGTGATGAGAacagtggtgctgtgctgggcacggAGGGAGCTGGCAAATGCCATCCCTGAGAGcgtggagctggcagtgccagctgtgccgcTGCAGCTGGCAAGAGAGGCAAAGAcctctggagctggaggaggagcagctgaagatcCCTGCCTTTCTGAGAACTTAATTGCAAAGTTGTCATCTCAGAGCTGAGATGAAacaagagggggagggggcggccGGGCAGCCTATTTGCAATCCCAGGTTCTAGAGGATTTTCCCTTCATAGCCATTTGGACAGAGATCCAAGGGATAAGCAGGCCCTGCTGCACCGATTCCTGGTCACTGCTGCGTTTTGTACGAGCCTGGAGTGGCAGAACACAGaaacagaatgggaggggttggaagggacctctggagatcatccactccaagcccctgccagagcagggtctgccagagcagggtcacccagagcaggtcacacaggagcacatccaggtggggcttggaagcctccagagaggagactccacaacctcctggggcagcctgctccagggctctgccactcaAAGTACA
The DNA window shown above is from Dryobates pubescens isolate bDryPub1 chromosome 31, bDryPub1.pri, whole genome shotgun sequence and carries:
- the LOC104308458 gene encoding cytochrome b-c1 complex subunit 10, coding for MLSQLLGPRYVQLLQNWTPTLVTWGGVGVTGLVWFTDWKLVLQYVPYIGGKYKTEE